A stretch of Rhodoferax potami DNA encodes these proteins:
- a CDS encoding copper-binding protein: MTFSQLAHWVGISLATLVCAASVFAQETAGLAQGEVRKVDKAAAKITIKHGDIPSIEMPPMTMVFGVKDAALLENAKAGDKIRFDVILEGGKYIVTRLEADR; the protein is encoded by the coding sequence ATGACTTTCTCTCAACTGGCACATTGGGTCGGCATCAGCCTTGCCACGCTGGTCTGCGCAGCGTCCGTGTTTGCCCAAGAAACCGCCGGGCTGGCCCAGGGCGAGGTCCGCAAGGTCGACAAGGCGGCCGCCAAGATCACCATCAAGCATGGCGACATTCCCTCCATCGAGATGCCGCCCATGACCATGGTGTTCGGCGTCAAAGACGCGGCCTTGCTGGAAAACGCCAAGGCGGGTGACAAAATCCGCTTCGATGTCATCCTGGAGGGCGGCAAGTACATCGTCACCCGACTCGAAGCCGACCGATAA